The following coding sequences lie in one Arachis ipaensis cultivar K30076 chromosome B03, Araip1.1, whole genome shotgun sequence genomic window:
- the LOC107633267 gene encoding uncharacterized protein LOC107633267 — MGATPFHRSILEVRLPKHFDKPTDMSLPQGSVARFSDISHAFLAQFTTRIAKAKHPINLLGVTQRSGELTRKYLDRFNDECLEIDRLTDSVASLCLTNGLLNEDFRKHLTTKPVWTMQEIQSVAREYINDEEVSQVVDANKRQPSYNQTRQHGSGERQKEHARDGGLSKAPRSFPRVGKFTNYTPTIPIIKVYQQIAEKKILPKPRPLKNRTGGSKSLYCDYHKGYGHKTQDCFDLKDAFEQVIRDEKLAEFSHLIREPRRQDRDCDGEDKTRATKRRHEPEDNEHGLTIVNVVTARDAPPRSRSAHKKDAKVLAVSSSSMQSSNRLPPISFGPED, encoded by the exons ATGGGCGCAACCCCATTTCATCGTTCCATCCTCGAAGTCCGGCTGCCAAAGCACTTTGACAAGccgacggacatgag CCTCCCACAGGGCTCGGTGGCCAGGTTTTCGGATATTAGCCACGCCTTCCTAGCCCAATTTACTACCAGAATCGCAAAGGCAAAGCACCCGATCAATCTGCTCGGGGTGACCCAGAGGTCCGGCGAACTGACAAGGAAATATCTAGACCGGTTCAACGACGAGTGCCTAGAGATCGACAGGCTGACTGATTCGGTTGCTAGCCTATGCCTAACGAATGGACTTCTAaacgaggacttcagaaagcacctcacCACGAAGCCGGTGTGGACGATGCAGGAGATTCAAAGTGTAGCCAGGGAATACATTAACGatgaagaagtcagccaggtcgtggatgccaacaaacggcagccctCCTACAATCAAACACGGCAGCACGGAAGCGGAGAAAGACAGAAGGAACACGCCAGAGATGGCGGTCTGAGCAAGGCACCCAGGTCATTTCCTCGAGTCGGGAAGTTCACCAATTACACCCCCACCATCCCCATCATAAAAGTTTATCAACAGATAGCAGAGAAGAAAATTTTGCCGAAGCCCCGACCTCTGAAGAACCGGACCGGGGGAAGCAAGAGCCTCTATTGTGATTATCACAAAGGCTATGGACACAAGACACAGGATTGCTTCGACTTGAAGGACGCGTTCGAACAAGTGATCCGGGATGAAAAGCTGGCCGAATTCTCCCACCTCATCAGGGAGCCGAGGAGGCAAGATCGCGACTGCGACGGAGAGGACAAGACCCGCGCGACGAAGCGACGTCACGAGCCGGAGGACAACGAACACGGCCTTACCATAGTGAACGTGGTAACGGCAAGAGACGCACCTCCAAGGTCGAGGTCGGCACACAAGAAAGACGCCAAGGTCTTGGCGGTTTCCTCATCCTCAATGCAAAGTTCCAATAGGCTCCCACCAATCTCATTCGGTCCAGAGGACTAA